A single genomic interval of Amblyomma americanum isolate KBUSLIRL-KWMA chromosome 11, ASM5285725v1, whole genome shotgun sequence harbors:
- the LOC144111097 gene encoding alpha-(1,3)-fucosyltransferase 4-like has product MLAMPARRANFNLWLYVKGRIPKMVIVALFAVICYYYYDMWQRWHRSPAWLFWRERTGDEPYPRILLWDRSIRPLPLLDPDSAMPLPLLDPDSPIAEKYRSSKLVHCEGGYSGSFPCEVTDRRSQRMRSDAIVFETDRVAALGVPPSGARFQLWALWTQTHLAPANLDAISRKELTNDTSFHVIGPPIEWTAGRSGDADIVVMLPSPRIQVPYWRCALPGDEPPAAQSQKHEPRERLGIGWIVGEREEHGYADVLALRPNSATGFHGNLAVHLVRRCGLGLCGDRATCIGYVARHFKFIVVTLTPDCFHSAYEVIYNTFKYDLVPIVLAPPGTTLNVPGHSVVSTEFWQGPGQLAAHVNHLLKNPDSYNTYFLWKRTCTLVPNEDSFCSLCRALWETPSLPEGMY; this is encoded by the coding sequence ATGCTCGCCATGCCGGCGAGACGCGCGAACTTCAACCTGTGGCTCTATGTGAAAGGGAGAATCCCCAAGATGGTCATCGTAGCACTCTTCGCCGTcatctgctactactactacgacatGTGGCAGCGCTGGCACCGGTCTCCGGCGTGGCTCTTCTGGCGAGAACGCACCGGGGACGAACCCTATCCGCGCATCCTGCTATGGGACCGCTCCATTAGGCCCCTCCCGCTCCTCGACCCGGACTCCGCGATGCCCCTCCCGCTCCTCGACCCGGACTCCCCTATCGCGGAAAAATATCGGTCGTCGAAACTCGTCCACTGCGAGGGCGGCTACTCTGGCTCCTTCCCGTGCGAAGTCACGGACAGGCGCAGCCAGCGCATGCGTAGTGACGCCATTGTTTTCGAAACGGATAGGGTGGCTGCTCTGGGCGTTCCGCCCAGTGGCGCTCGGTTTCAGCTGTGGGCCCTGTGGACTCAGACCCACCTGGCGCCAGCGAACTTGGATGCCATCTCGCGGAAAGAGCTCACAAACGACACCTCCTTCCACGTGATCGGGCCTCCCATTGAATGGACTGCGGGCCGCAGCGGGGACGCGGACATCGTGGTTATGTTGCCTAGCCCCCGTATCCAGGTCCCGTACTGGCGCTGCGCTCTTCCCGGAGACGAGCCGCCCGCCGCACAGTCTCAAAAGCACGAGCCCCGCGAGAGGCTTGGTATCGGCTGGATCGTGGGCGAGCGCGAGGAGCACGGCTACGCGGACGTGCTTGCGTTGCGGCCGAACAGCGCTACTGGCTTTCACGGAAACCTCGCAGTGCATCTCGTTCGCCGCTGCGGACTTGGTCTATGCGGGGACCGAGCCACGTGCATCGGCTACGTCGCCAGACACTTCAAATTCATCGTGGTCACCTTGACACCAGACTGCTTCCACAGCGCTTATGAAGTCATCTACAACACGTTCAAGTACGACCTCGTCCCCATCGTGCTCGCCCCGCCCGGCACAACGCTGAACGTCCCAGGTCATTCGGTGGTAAGCACCGAGTTCTGGCAAGGGCCCGGCCAACTGGCCGCTCACGTGAACCACCTCCTGAAGAACCCCGATTCCTACAACACTTACTTCCTTTGGAAGCGGACGTGTACCCTGGTCCCCAACGAGGACAGCTTCTGTTCGCTTTGCCGCGCTCTCTGGGAAACGCCTTCTTTGCCAGAAGGCATGTATTGA